The Seriola aureovittata isolate HTS-2021-v1 ecotype China chromosome 12, ASM2101889v1, whole genome shotgun sequence genome window below encodes:
- the kcnab1b gene encoding voltage-gated potassium channel subunit beta-1 isoform X3: protein MCRRNLGKSGLRVSCLGLGTWVTFGGQISDEVAEQLMTIAYESGVNLFDTAEVYSGGKAEIILGNIIKKKCWRRSSLVITTKLYWGGKAETERGLNRKHIIEGLKGSLQRMQLEYVDVVFANRPDSNTPMEEIVRAMTHVINQGMAMYWGTSRWSAMEIMEAYSVARQFNLIPPVCEQAEYHFFQREKVETQLPELYHKIGVGVVSWSPLACGIITGKYENGVPESSRASMKPYQWLREKIMSEDGRKQQAKLKELAHISEKLGCTLPQLAIAWCLRNEGVSSVLLGSSNPSQLTENLGAIQVIPKMTAGIASEVDHILGNRPHSKRDYHH from the exons GAACCTGGGGAAATCTGGACTGCGTGTCTCCTGTCTGGGGCTTG GCACTTGGGTAACATTTGGAGGTCAGATCTCTGATGAG GTGGCAGAGCAGCTGATGACTATTGCCTATGAGAGCGGGGTCAACCTGTTCGACACGGCTGAGGTCTACTCCGGGGGGAA agcagagataaTCCTGGGAAACATCATCAAGAAAAAATGCTGGAG GAGATCCAGCCTGGTGATCACCACAAAACTCTACTGGGGAGGAAA AGCAGAGACGGAGCGAGGCCTCAACCGAAAACACATCATCGAAG GTTTAAAGGGCTCCCTCCAGAGGATGCAACTCGAGTATGTGGATGTGGTTTTTGCCAACCGGCCAGACAGCAACACTCCCATGGAGG AGATAGTGAGAGCGATGACACATGTGATCAACCAGGGGATGGCCATGTACTGGGGGACATCACGGTGGTCTGCCATGGAGATCATG GAGGCATACTCTGTGGCCAGGCAGTTTAATCTAATTCCACCTGTATGTGAGCAGGCTGAGTATCATTTCTTCCAGAGGGAGAAAGTGGAAACTCAGCTGCCAGAGCTGTACCATAAGATAG GTGTGGGTGTGGTCTCTTGGTCCCCTCTGGCCTGTGGAATCATCACTGGAAAGTATGAGAACGGCGTCCCAGAATCCTCCAGGGCCTCGATGAAG CCATACCAGTGGTTGAGGGAGAAAATAATGAGTGAAGATGGGAGAAAACAACAAGCAAAGCTAAAGGAACTGGCTCATATCTCTGAGAAGCTTGGATGTACTTTGCCACAGCTAGCCATAG CCTGGTGCCTGAGGAACGAGGGAGTGAGCTCAGTGCTGCTGGGATCCTCCAATCCGAGTCAGCTAACAGAGAATCTGGGAGCCATTCAG GTAATTCCAAAGATGACAGCAGGCATTGCCTCAGAGGTTGATCATATTCTGGGAAATCGTCCGCACAGTAAAAGGGACTACCACCATTAG